In one Polaribacter sp. ALD11 genomic region, the following are encoded:
- a CDS encoding phospho-sugar mutase: MSEILDKAKQWLTPTFDAETQQEIQELIASNSSDLADRFYKNMEFGTGGMRGVMGAGTNRINKYTLGRATQGLSNYLIENVKKEQLSVVIAYDCRHNSKKFAKIVSDVFSANNIKVYLFEDLRATPELSFAVRHLGCDAGIVLTASHNPPEYNGYKVYWADGGQIVPPHDGGIIGNVNALDFSEIKFEANENLIETIGKEVDDAFIEGAVKNGSLSDKIDRKNLKIVFTSLHGTSIVSVPDALVKAGYTDVHIVEEQRAPDGDFPTVKSPNPEEPEALKMATDLANKIGADIVIGTDPDCDRLGVAVRDTDGNMKLMNGNQTMVVMTEFLLKKWKEAGEINGNQFVGSTIVSTELVNKAAESYGVETKVGLTGFKWIAKMIRDHESMDFIGGGEESFGYMIGDFVRDKDAVTATLLACEIAALAKQNGSSFYEELLSIYVRNNFYKEHLISITKKGMDGAAEIEQMLSDMRNNPLTEIDGEKVEFLSDYDAATRKNLITGEVTNIDLPKSNVLIYQTANGTRIAARPSGTEPKIKFYFSVNTKLDDAKNAANIEAKLDAKIQRIIKEMKLD, translated from the coding sequence ATGAGCGAAATATTAGACAAAGCAAAACAATGGTTAACACCTACTTTTGATGCAGAAACTCAACAAGAGATTCAAGAATTAATTGCTTCTAATTCTTCTGATTTAGCAGACAGGTTCTACAAAAACATGGAATTTGGTACTGGTGGAATGCGTGGAGTTATGGGCGCAGGAACGAACAGAATTAATAAATACACGCTAGGTAGAGCAACCCAAGGTTTGTCTAATTATTTAATAGAAAACGTTAAAAAAGAACAATTAAGTGTTGTAATTGCTTACGATTGTAGACATAACAGTAAGAAATTTGCTAAAATTGTTTCCGATGTTTTTTCTGCGAATAATATTAAAGTGTATTTGTTTGAAGATTTAAGAGCAACACCAGAATTATCTTTTGCAGTGCGTCATTTAGGTTGTGATGCTGGTATTGTTTTAACCGCTTCCCATAATCCGCCAGAATATAATGGTTATAAAGTATATTGGGCAGATGGCGGACAAATTGTACCTCCGCACGATGGTGGAATTATTGGAAACGTAAATGCTTTAGATTTCTCTGAAATTAAATTCGAAGCTAATGAAAACTTAATTGAAACCATAGGTAAAGAAGTTGATGACGCTTTTATTGAGGGGGCTGTGAAAAACGGTTCTTTATCAGATAAAATAGATAGAAAAAATTTAAAAATTGTTTTTACTTCTTTACATGGAACTTCTATTGTTTCTGTACCAGATGCGTTGGTAAAAGCAGGTTATACAGACGTACACATTGTTGAAGAACAAAGAGCTCCAGACGGCGATTTTCCTACCGTAAAATCTCCAAACCCAGAAGAACCAGAAGCTTTAAAAATGGCAACCGATTTGGCAAACAAAATTGGTGCAGATATTGTAATTGGTACAGACCCAGATTGCGATAGACTAGGTGTTGCTGTTAGAGATACAGATGGCAACATGAAATTAATGAATGGGAACCAAACAATGGTTGTTATGACAGAATTTCTTCTGAAAAAATGGAAAGAAGCTGGTGAAATTAATGGAAATCAGTTTGTGGGTTCTACAATTGTTTCTACAGAATTAGTTAACAAAGCTGCAGAAAGTTATGGTGTAGAAACCAAGGTTGGTTTAACTGGTTTTAAGTGGATTGCTAAAATGATTAGAGACCATGAATCTATGGATTTTATTGGTGGTGGTGAAGAAAGTTTTGGGTATATGATTGGAGATTTTGTTAGAGATAAAGATGCCGTAACCGCAACACTTTTAGCTTGTGAAATTGCAGCTTTAGCGAAACAAAACGGAAGTTCTTTTTATGAGGAATTGTTAAGTATTTATGTTAGAAATAACTTCTATAAGGAGCATTTAATTTCTATTACTAAGAAAGGAATGGACGGTGCTGCAGAAATTGAGCAAATGTTAAGCGACATGCGTAACAACCCTTTAACAGAAATTGACGGAGAAAAAGTAGAATTTCTTTCTGACTATGATGCAGCAACAAGAAAAAACTTAATTACTGGTGAAGTAACAAACATCGATTTACCAAAATCTAATGTTTTAATTTATCAAACGGCAAACGGAACAAGAATTGCAGCGAGACCAAGCGGAACAGAACCTAAAATAAAATTTTATTTTAGTGTGAACACAAAGTTAGACGATGCTAAAAATGCAGCGAATATTGAAGCTAAGTTGGATGCTAAAATCCAACGAATTATTAAAGAAATGAAACTAGATTAA
- a CDS encoding ABC transporter ATP-binding protein, protein MGYFKDILKYEKKYRKFTILNILFNILYAIFNVLSVLAFIPVLGILFSTDKKVIEEPAYNGLLSIGKYLKDSFYLFISQKIENNGEINTLLFICLLALSLFFFKNLFRYLASYVITFLRTGIVKDLRDKLYHKIVELPISYFSEKRKGDIIARMTSDVQEVESSILKSIEVIVREPLTVIISISIMLFMSIKLTLFVFVLLPVSGFIISSISKKLKANSAKAQKEIGNFLSFIEETLTGLRIIKGFNAESVIEKKFNNSTLNFKQLMTNVFHRQTLASPMSEFLGSATIIAILWYGGTEVLSNTSALQPDEFFGYIVLFYTVLNPIKLITTTFYNIQKGEASAERIMTVLNTENSIKDKPNAIVKEDFTTKIEFKNISFKYKNDYVLKDFSLTINKGETVALVGQSGSGKSTLANLITRFYDVNKGEVLIDDNNIKDVTKKSLRDLMGIVSQDSILFNDTIANNIKLGIQNATDTAILEAAKIANADEFIQNLPEKYHTNIGDSGNTLSGGQKQRLSIARAVLKNPPIMILDEATSALDTESEQLVQIALEKMMQNRTSLVIAHRLSTIQKADKIVVMKKGKIVEQGKHEELLAKKGEYFKLVTMQSLS, encoded by the coding sequence ATGGGTTATTTTAAAGATATTTTAAAATATGAGAAAAAGTATCGAAAATTTACAATTCTAAATATTCTTTTCAACATACTTTACGCAATTTTTAATGTGCTATCTGTCTTAGCATTTATTCCTGTTTTAGGTATTCTCTTTAGTACAGATAAAAAGGTTATAGAAGAACCGGCTTATAATGGTTTATTAAGTATTGGAAAGTATTTGAAAGATAGCTTTTATCTTTTTATCTCTCAAAAAATCGAAAATAATGGAGAAATAAATACACTTCTTTTTATATGTTTATTGGCATTATCATTATTTTTTTTCAAAAACTTATTTAGGTATTTAGCCTCTTATGTCATCACTTTTTTAAGAACAGGTATCGTGAAAGATTTACGCGATAAATTATACCATAAGATTGTAGAATTGCCAATCTCTTATTTTTCAGAAAAAAGAAAAGGAGATATTATTGCTCGCATGACTTCCGATGTACAAGAAGTAGAAAGTTCTATTTTAAAATCGATAGAAGTAATTGTTAGAGAACCTTTAACGGTTATTATTTCTATAAGTATTATGCTTTTTATGAGTATAAAATTAACGCTCTTTGTATTTGTTTTGCTGCCAGTTTCTGGATTTATAATTTCATCAATTAGTAAAAAATTAAAGGCAAATTCTGCTAAAGCGCAAAAAGAGATCGGTAACTTTCTGTCTTTTATAGAAGAAACCTTAACAGGTTTAAGAATTATAAAAGGTTTTAATGCAGAAAGTGTAATTGAGAAAAAATTTAATAATTCTACATTAAATTTTAAACAGTTAATGACAAATGTTTTTCATAGACAAACTTTAGCTTCACCAATGAGTGAGTTTTTGGGTTCTGCAACCATCATTGCAATCCTTTGGTATGGAGGAACAGAAGTTTTATCTAATACAAGCGCGCTGCAGCCAGATGAGTTTTTTGGGTATATTGTTCTATTCTACACTGTTTTAAATCCCATAAAATTAATTACCACTACATTTTACAACATCCAAAAAGGAGAGGCTTCTGCTGAAAGAATTATGACGGTCTTAAATACTGAAAATAGTATTAAAGACAAACCTAATGCAATTGTAAAAGAAGATTTTACTACTAAAATTGAATTTAAAAATATATCGTTTAAATATAAAAACGATTACGTTTTAAAAGACTTTTCATTAACCATTAACAAAGGAGAAACAGTTGCTTTGGTTGGACAATCTGGAAGTGGAAAATCTACCTTAGCAAACCTTATTACTCGTTTTTATGATGTTAATAAAGGTGAAGTTCTTATTGATGACAACAATATTAAAGACGTTACAAAAAAATCTTTGAGAGATTTAATGGGAATTGTTTCTCAAGATTCTATTTTATTTAATGACACAATAGCAAACAACATTAAATTAGGGATTCAAAATGCAACAGATACCGCTATTCTAGAAGCTGCAAAAATTGCAAATGCTGATGAATTTATTCAAAATTTACCAGAAAAATACCATACCAATATTGGTGATAGTGGAAACACACTTTCGGGCGGACAAAAACAACGTTTGTCTATTGCGAGAGCTGTTTTAAAGAATCCACCAATTATGATTTTAGATGAAGCAACCTCTGCTTTAGACACAGAATCTGAACAGTTGGTACAAATTGCCTTAGAAAAAATGATGCAAAACAGAACTTCTTTGGTCATTGCACACAGACTTTCTACCATTCAAAAAGCGGATAAAATTGTGGTAATGAAAAAAGGGAAAATTGTAGAACAGGGAAAACACGAAGAATTACTTGCTAAAAAAGGAGAGTACTTTAAGTTGGTAACAATGCAATCTTTAAGCTAA
- a CDS encoding CCA tRNA nucleotidyltransferase: MNHKEAISLEIFNIISKASSQLQIDSYVIGGFVRDFFLKRGSPKDIDIVAVGSGIELAQAVSKLLPKKPKVQVFKTYGTAMLRYKDIEIEFVGARKESYSEESRNPEVSKGSLQDDQNRRDFTINALALSLNEGTFGELLDPFNGMEDLEKGIIRTPLNPDITYSDDPLRMMRAIRFASQLNFTIEENSLSAITKNSERLNIITRERIVDELNKIMSSVKPSIGFLLLEETKLLSQILPELIDLKGVEEVEGQKHKDNFYHTLEVVDNISEYTQDVWLRWAALLHDIGKAPTKKFSKKVGWTFHSHEFVGSKMVNKIFKRLKMPLNNKMKFVQKMVMLSSRPIVLASDVTDAAVRRLVFDAGDDINSLMTLCEADITTKNPKKFKRYHANFEVVRSKIKEVEERDRVRNFQPPISGEEIIAAFNLEPCREIGQIKEAIKEAILDGKIPNEHKACHNFMLKLGQKLGLTLVI, from the coding sequence ATGAATCATAAAGAAGCAATTTCATTAGAAATATTTAATATTATATCAAAAGCGTCCAGTCAACTACAAATAGATAGTTATGTAATTGGTGGTTTTGTTCGTGATTTTTTCTTAAAAAGAGGGAGCCCAAAAGATATAGATATAGTGGCAGTTGGTAGCGGCATTGAGTTAGCTCAAGCAGTTTCTAAATTATTGCCAAAGAAACCAAAAGTACAAGTTTTTAAAACGTACGGAACAGCAATGTTGCGTTACAAAGACATAGAAATTGAGTTTGTTGGTGCTAGAAAAGAATCGTATTCTGAAGAGAGCAGAAACCCAGAAGTCTCAAAAGGTAGTTTACAGGATGACCAAAACAGAAGAGATTTTACTATAAATGCATTGGCTTTAAGTTTAAATGAAGGAACTTTTGGTGAATTATTAGATCCGTTTAACGGAATGGAGGACTTAGAAAAAGGAATCATTAGAACTCCTTTGAATCCTGATATTACCTACTCTGATGATCCTTTAAGAATGATGAGAGCGATACGATTCGCCTCACAATTAAATTTTACTATTGAAGAAAATTCACTTTCTGCAATTACAAAAAATTCAGAAAGATTAAATATTATTACAAGAGAACGAATTGTTGATGAATTGAATAAAATAATGTCATCAGTAAAACCATCAATCGGATTTTTATTATTAGAAGAAACAAAGTTATTATCACAAATTCTACCTGAGTTAATCGATTTGAAAGGAGTAGAAGAGGTGGAAGGGCAGAAGCATAAAGATAACTTTTATCATACCTTAGAAGTAGTAGATAATATTTCTGAATATACCCAAGATGTTTGGTTGCGTTGGGCAGCTTTATTGCATGATATTGGTAAAGCACCTACCAAAAAATTCAGTAAAAAAGTAGGTTGGACGTTCCATTCTCATGAATTTGTGGGGTCTAAAATGGTAAATAAAATCTTTAAAAGATTAAAAATGCCATTGAACAATAAAATGAAGTTTGTCCAGAAAATGGTCATGTTAAGTTCTCGCCCTATTGTTTTAGCAAGTGACGTTACAGATGCTGCGGTTAGGCGTTTAGTTTTTGATGCGGGTGATGATATTAATTCTTTAATGACACTTTGTGAAGCAGATATTACTACAAAAAACCCGAAAAAATTTAAAAGATACCATGCTAATTTCGAGGTGGTTCGTTCTAAAATAAAAGAAGTAGAAGAAAGAGATCGCGTTCGTAACTTTCAACCACCAATTTCTGGTGAAGAAATAATTGCGGCATTTAACTTAGAACCATGTAGAGAAATCGGACAAATAAAAGAGGCTATAAAAGAAGCTATTTTAGATGGTAAAATACCTAATGAACACAAAGCTTGTCATAATTTTATGCTTAAATTAGGGCAGAAGCTAGGTTTAACGCTAGTTATATAG